A part of Thermocrinis albus DSM 14484 genomic DNA contains:
- the polX gene encoding DNA polymerase/3'-5' exonuclease PolX: MSKNKEIARIFERMADILEFLGDNPYRINTYRRVANILSELGTDVEELVKTGKIYHIPGIGPSSVEKILEYLRTGKISKYEELKEKVPEDLLELLDVPGIGPKTLKLAYDKLGIRSKDDFVRAVRSGVLASLPGMGEKKLQNIMRGLELYERAKERMSLIEAYQLGEDILLHMQKIEDLYTNIELAGSLRRRKETVGDIDLLVAAPKEVWSKIHNHFVTFQGVKEILGKGETKSSILLENGRQVDMRTVEPHQWGSALQYFTGSKEHNVRVRDIAKARGLKLSEYGVFRADTEEWLGGRTEEEVYSLVGMQTPPPEIRENTGEIELALEGKLPKLVEWEQIKGDFHLHTNWSDGMGSLEEMAETAYRLGLQYIVVGDHSPSARVAKGLDMERFRMQWKLIERLNTYYNPKGFYILRGCEVDILPDGSLDLPNEFLQEFDFVVASIHSRLNQDNTYRILKAMENPYVNLIGHPTGRSYGSREGYPIQLDKVISMAKETGTALEINTFRMDLPPEAVRKCMEVGTMVAVVTDAHAPSHLRYLKLGVGLARRGWAVPHLVLNTFSVEDVREFVRRKR, translated from the coding sequence ATGTCCAAAAACAAAGAGATAGCTCGCATCTTTGAGAGGATGGCCGATATCCTCGAGTTTCTCGGTGACAATCCCTACCGTATAAACACCTACAGGAGAGTGGCCAACATCCTCTCAGAGTTAGGTACGGATGTGGAAGAGCTGGTCAAGACAGGAAAGATATACCACATACCTGGTATAGGTCCGTCCAGTGTAGAAAAAATACTGGAGTATCTGAGAACTGGCAAGATTTCCAAGTACGAGGAGCTCAAAGAGAAGGTTCCCGAAGACCTGTTGGAACTTCTAGATGTGCCGGGTATAGGCCCAAAAACTCTCAAGCTGGCTTACGACAAGCTGGGTATAAGAAGTAAAGATGACTTCGTAAGGGCTGTCAGGAGTGGTGTTTTAGCCAGTTTACCGGGAATGGGAGAGAAAAAACTACAGAACATAATGAGAGGTCTGGAGCTTTACGAGAGAGCAAAAGAACGTATGAGTCTTATAGAAGCTTATCAGCTGGGAGAGGATATTCTCCTTCACATGCAGAAGATAGAGGATCTTTACACCAACATAGAGTTGGCAGGAAGCCTCCGCAGAAGAAAGGAGACGGTGGGAGATATAGATCTTCTGGTAGCAGCGCCAAAAGAGGTGTGGAGTAAGATCCACAATCACTTTGTGACCTTTCAGGGAGTGAAGGAGATACTGGGGAAGGGAGAGACCAAATCCAGCATACTTTTAGAAAACGGAAGGCAGGTAGATATGCGTACCGTAGAACCTCACCAGTGGGGATCCGCTCTTCAGTACTTCACAGGTTCTAAAGAACACAACGTAAGGGTAAGGGATATAGCTAAAGCTAGAGGATTAAAGTTAAGCGAGTACGGTGTCTTTAGAGCAGACACAGAAGAGTGGCTGGGAGGTAGAACAGAGGAAGAGGTTTACAGTTTGGTGGGTATGCAAACACCACCACCTGAGATAAGAGAAAACACAGGAGAGATAGAACTGGCCCTTGAGGGGAAACTCCCAAAGCTGGTAGAGTGGGAACAGATAAAAGGGGACTTCCATCTGCACACCAACTGGAGTGACGGTATGGGAAGCTTGGAGGAGATGGCAGAAACCGCATACCGTTTGGGGCTTCAGTACATAGTGGTAGGGGATCACTCTCCTTCCGCGAGGGTGGCAAAGGGTCTGGATATGGAACGGTTCCGTATGCAGTGGAAGTTGATAGAAAGACTCAACACCTACTACAATCCTAAAGGTTTTTACATCCTCAGAGGATGTGAGGTAGACATACTACCTGACGGAAGTCTGGATCTACCCAACGAGTTCCTACAGGAGTTTGACTTCGTGGTGGCCTCCATACACTCACGCTTGAATCAGGATAACACCTACAGGATCCTTAAAGCTATGGAAAACCCTTATGTGAACCTCATAGGACATCCTACAGGTAGATCTTACGGCAGTAGGGAAGGCTATCCTATACAACTGGATAAGGTAATAAGTATGGCCAAAGAGACAGGCACAGCTCTGGAAATCAACACCTTTCGGATGGACCTACCACCGGAGGCTGTAAGGAAGTGTATGGAGGTGGGTACCATGGTGGCGGTGGTTACAGATGCACACGCTCCATCCCACCTTAGGTATCTCAAGTTGGGTGTTGGGTTGGCTAGGAGAGGTTGGGCGGTCCCTCATTTAGTCCTTAACACCTTCAGCGTGGAAGATGTACGGGAGTTCGTTAGAAGGAAAAGGTGA